A part of Dermacentor variabilis isolate Ectoservices chromosome 10, ASM5094787v1, whole genome shotgun sequence genomic DNA contains:
- the LOC142559331 gene encoding uncharacterized protein LOC142559331, translating to MNDAASVIELWGVSPPLQELTADEFEIVSAVLSAKRKTKGITVEERAVPKAVLRLCEANFPDDVLEGIEAGKYGPPTDIQAQCWLIALKGRDLKVTVHGGARGKTLAYLLPAIVHVMHQPPLQSGDGPIVLVLVATPELARQTHELNCHFEKYTAVRSVCLSCGDRKLRQLKP from the exons ATGAACGATGCTGCTAGCGTGATCGAGCTATGGGGCGTCTCGCCGCCGCTACAAGAACTCACGGCTGATGAATTCGAAATTGTATCAGCGGTTTTATCTGCCAAGAG AAAAACGAAGGGCATCACTGTCGAGGAGCGCGCCGTGCCGAAGGCCGTTCTACGCCTTTGCGAAGCCAACTTTCCAGACGACGTGCTAGAAGGCATCGAAGCGGGGAAGTATGGTCCGCCAACCGACATTCAGGCTCAGTGCTGGCTCATTGCTCTCAAGGGCAGGGACCTTAAGGTCACGGTACACGGCGGAGCTAGAGGCAAGACACTGGCCTACCTGCTTCCAGCCATCGTGCACGTCATGCACCAGCCACCTCTCCAGTCTGGTGACGGCCCCATCGTGCTCGTGCTAGTAGCGACGCCGGAGCTGGCACGACAGACCCACGAGCTGAACTGCCACTTTGAGAAATACACGGCAGTTCGCAGCGTGTGCTTGTCTTGCGGGGACCGGAAGCTACGGCAACTGAAGCCGTGA